A stretch of the Aminipila terrae genome encodes the following:
- the gap gene encoding type I glyceraldehyde-3-phosphate dehydrogenase has translation MAIKVGISGFGRIGRVVIRAAMDFEDIDICGINVRNADLEYMVYMLKYDTIFGRFPKSLEVYDKGIIIDGKKVPVYSESDAENIPWSECGAEYIVEATGAYVTTEASMKHIKAGAKKVIISAPAKDKMTPTYVMGVNHENYSKDIHVVSNASCTTNCLAPLVKVLEDNWGIEQGLMSTIHAATAKQKVVDARSMKDWRTGRSSFGNIIPSSTGAAKAVGLVIPSVLGKMTGISYRVPVADVSVIDLNVQLKKSATYEDICKKVKEASEGAMKDVIEYIDDEVVSSDFIGDPHTSIFDAREGIMLNEKFVKLIAFYDNEYGYSSKILMLIQHMHKVDRA, from the coding sequence ATGGCGATTAAAGTTGGCATTAGTGGGTTCGGTCGTATCGGACGTGTTGTAATACGTGCAGCAATGGATTTTGAGGACATTGATATCTGTGGAATTAATGTACGTAATGCAGATTTAGAGTATATGGTATATATGCTTAAGTACGATACAATTTTTGGAAGATTTCCAAAGAGCCTGGAAGTATACGATAAGGGAATAATTATCGATGGAAAAAAAGTCCCTGTATACAGTGAAAGTGATGCCGAAAATATTCCTTGGTCAGAATGTGGAGCAGAGTACATAGTCGAAGCTACAGGTGCTTATGTTACAACAGAAGCTTCCATGAAGCACATTAAGGCAGGAGCAAAGAAGGTTATTATATCAGCACCGGCAAAAGATAAAATGACTCCTACTTATGTAATGGGCGTAAACCATGAAAATTACAGCAAGGATATTCATGTGGTTTCCAACGCATCTTGTACAACAAACTGTTTAGCACCCCTTGTAAAAGTACTGGAAGATAACTGGGGAATTGAACAGGGACTAATGTCAACTATTCATGCTGCAACAGCAAAACAAAAAGTTGTTGATGCACGTTCCATGAAAGACTGGAGAACTGGAAGATCTTCTTTTGGCAATATTATTCCATCATCAACAGGAGCTGCTAAAGCAGTAGGACTTGTTATTCCTTCTGTACTGGGTAAAATGACAGGTATTTCATACAGGGTTCCTGTAGCAGATGTCTCTGTAATTGACCTGAATGTTCAGCTTAAGAAGTCTGCCACATACGAAGACATCTGTAAAAAGGTTAAAGAAGCATCTGAAGGAGCAATGAAGGACGTTATTGAATACATTGATGATGAAGTGGTATCAAGTGATTTTATCGGTGATCCACATACCTCTATTTTTGATGCGAGAGAAGGAATTATGCTAAATGAAAAGTTTGTAAAGCTTATTGCTTTCTACGATAATGAATATGGCTATTCCAGTAAAATCCTGATGCTGATTCAGCATATGCATAAGGTAGACAGAGCGTAA
- the tpiA gene encoding triose-phosphate isomerase, which translates to MRKPLIAGNWKMFKTTAEAKDFAESFKKLYVSSDIQVAVCAPFTQLKTLKEAFQGTDIKVGAQNMHFAEEGAYTGEISAAMLKEIGVDYCIIGHSERRQFFAETNDTVNKKLHKAFSTGIVPIMCVGESLEERDAEAAFEVVKSQMAAGLKDITAEQAQSLVIAYEPVWAIGTGRTASPEQANEMCGFIRDIIEELYDDDVADKIVIQYGGSVKSSNAADIMNMEEIDGALVGGASLVPEEFIQIVNF; encoded by the coding sequence ATCAGAAAACCGTTAATAGCTGGTAATTGGAAGATGTTTAAAACTACTGCAGAGGCGAAAGATTTTGCAGAATCTTTTAAAAAGCTATATGTAAGTTCAGACATTCAGGTAGCAGTATGTGCACCATTTACCCAATTGAAGACCTTAAAGGAAGCTTTTCAGGGCACTGATATTAAAGTAGGGGCTCAGAACATGCATTTTGCAGAGGAGGGAGCTTATACTGGAGAAATATCAGCTGCTATGCTTAAGGAGATTGGAGTGGATTACTGCATCATAGGCCATTCTGAAAGAAGGCAGTTTTTTGCAGAAACCAATGATACAGTAAATAAAAAACTACATAAAGCATTTTCCACTGGTATTGTACCTATTATGTGCGTCGGTGAGAGTCTGGAGGAAAGAGATGCAGAGGCAGCTTTTGAAGTGGTAAAATCTCAGATGGCAGCAGGTCTTAAAGATATAACTGCTGAACAGGCACAGAGCCTGGTCATAGCATATGAGCCTGTCTGGGCTATTGGGACAGGAAGAACAGCATCACCAGAACAGGCTAATGAAATGTGTGGTTTTATCAGAGATATTATAGAAGAATTATACGATGATGATGTAGCAGATAAAATAGTCATTCAGTATGGAGGAAGTGTAAAATCATCTAATGCTGCAGATATAATGAATATGGAAGAAATTGATGGTGCATTGGTAGGTGGTGCCAGCCTTGTACCAGAAGAGTTTATCCAAATAGTAAATTTTTAA
- the eno gene encoding phosphopyruvate hydratase: MPFIEEVIAREVLDSRGNPTVEVEIYLEDGSMGRAIVPSGASTGVHEAVELRDGDKERYLGKGTLKAVDNVNEIIAEEIIGYNVLDQVGLDKLLIELDGTPNKGKLGANAILAVSMAAADAAANSLGIPLFQYLGGVNGKTLPTPMMNILNGGSHADNTVDIQEFMIMPVGAPTFREALRMGAEVFHNLKSVLKGKGMNTAVGDEGGFAPDLATNEEAIQVIIEAIEKAGYKPGEDIKIALDVAASEFYDEKTKAYNLTGEGVTRTAEEMVVYYEMLASKYPVISIEDGLAEDDWDGWKLLTERLGKKIQLVGDDLFVTNTERLAEGIKKGVANSILIKVNQIGTLTETFDAIEMAKKAGYTAIVSHRSGETEDVTIADIVVGLNAGQIKTGSLSRTDRIAKYNQLLRIEELLDTSGQYAGISAFYNLRG; encoded by the coding sequence ATGCCATTTATAGAAGAAGTAATAGCACGCGAGGTGCTTGATTCCAGAGGGAATCCAACCGTAGAAGTTGAAATCTATCTTGAAGATGGAAGCATGGGAAGAGCCATTGTTCCTTCCGGCGCTTCAACTGGTGTACATGAAGCCGTTGAACTAAGAGACGGTGACAAAGAAAGATATTTAGGTAAGGGAACTCTGAAGGCAGTAGATAATGTTAATGAGATTATTGCCGAGGAAATCATTGGCTATAATGTGCTTGACCAGGTTGGACTGGACAAGCTTCTGATTGAACTTGATGGTACTCCAAACAAGGGTAAACTAGGGGCGAATGCCATTCTGGCAGTATCCATGGCTGCTGCTGATGCAGCTGCAAACAGTTTAGGAATCCCACTATTCCAGTATCTTGGAGGCGTAAATGGAAAGACACTTCCTACTCCAATGATGAACATTCTGAATGGCGGATCCCATGCAGATAACACGGTTGACATCCAGGAATTCATGATCATGCCTGTAGGTGCCCCTACGTTCAGAGAAGCTTTAAGAATGGGAGCAGAAGTATTTCATAATCTGAAGTCTGTTCTTAAAGGAAAAGGAATGAATACCGCTGTTGGTGATGAAGGTGGTTTTGCACCTGATCTTGCAACCAATGAAGAAGCAATACAAGTTATTATTGAAGCCATTGAGAAAGCAGGATATAAACCAGGAGAAGATATTAAGATTGCTCTTGATGTGGCAGCAAGTGAGTTTTATGATGAAAAAACGAAAGCTTATAATCTGACAGGCGAAGGTGTGACAAGAACTGCTGAAGAAATGGTAGTTTATTACGAAATGCTAGCTTCCAAATACCCAGTTATTTCTATAGAGGACGGCCTTGCAGAAGATGACTGGGATGGCTGGAAGCTTTTGACAGAACGACTTGGAAAGAAGATTCAGCTAGTTGGGGATGATTTATTTGTAACCAATACTGAAAGACTTGCAGAAGGAATTAAAAAAGGAGTTGCAAACTCTATACTGATTAAAGTTAATCAGATTGGTACACTTACAGAAACTTTTGATGCTATTGAAATGGCTAAGAAAGCTGGATACACTGCTATTGTTTCTCACAGAAGCGGCGAAACAGAAGACGTAACAATTGCAGATATTGTAGTTGGATTAAATGCAGGACAGATTAAGACCGGATCACTGTCAAGAACAGATCGAATAGCAAAATACAATCAACTTCTTCGCATTGAAGAATTACTGGATACATCGGGACAATATGCTGGTATATCAGCGTTTTACAACCTAAGAGGTTAA
- the secG gene encoding preprotein translocase subunit SecG, producing the protein MKTFLMIVLAAASIVLIASILLQSGNSAGLSGSIGGGAEQLFGKKKSKGYEAILSRIATIAAVCFIVVSLALVTIE; encoded by the coding sequence ATGAAAACATTTCTTATGATCGTGCTTGCAGCTGCCAGTATTGTTTTGATTGCAAGTATTTTATTGCAGTCTGGAAACAGTGCAGGGCTGTCTGGTTCAATCGGCGGTGGTGCTGAGCAGTTGTTCGGCAAGAAGAAGAGTAAGGGATATGAAGCTATTTTAAGTAGAATCGCTACAATAGCAGCAGTTTGCTTTATCGTTGTTTCACTAGCATTAGTTACTATTGAATAA
- a CDS encoding sodium-translocating pyrophosphatase produces MSAVGILASLIGIMGVRTKESGNPSQALNMGMYISGIVVVIASVILSKVMLNSYHYAVAVIAGLAGGIIIGKITEIYTSSDYKHVKTIAEQSQNGAATTIISGLGVGMLSTVWPVLFIVAGIYAAFQFAGLYGIALFAVGMLSTTAMAVAVAVYGPVSDNAVGIAEMSELPQEVREITDKLDTVGNKTAAVGEGFAIASSALTSLALFISYITVTGLKEISLLDPKVIIGMFIGAMLPFAFTSMTMNSVGKAANLIIGEVRRQFGEDEGIMEGISKPDYATCVDISAKVALKEMVAPGLLAIIAPLVVGIVFGTETLGGMLVGALPAGILLAMMMANAGGALNNAKKYIEEGHFGGKGSDIHKAAVVGDTVGDPLKDTSGPSINILIKFMTIVALVFSPLFVAIGGLI; encoded by the coding sequence TTGTCGGCTGTCGGTATTCTTGCATCACTTATTGGAATTATGGGAGTCAGAACTAAAGAGAGTGGAAATCCTTCACAGGCTCTCAATATGGGCATGTACATATCTGGCATTGTTGTGGTTATTGCTTCCGTTATATTATCAAAGGTTATGCTGAATAGCTACCACTATGCTGTTGCTGTTATTGCAGGACTTGCAGGCGGTATTATAATTGGAAAAATTACAGAGATATATACTTCTAGTGACTATAAACATGTTAAAACTATTGCAGAGCAGTCACAGAATGGTGCAGCTACAACGATTATTTCAGGTTTAGGTGTTGGTATGTTATCAACAGTGTGGCCGGTTCTCTTTATTGTAGCAGGAATTTATGCTGCATTTCAGTTTGCAGGCCTATATGGAATTGCTCTTTTCGCAGTAGGTATGCTATCTACAACAGCTATGGCCGTTGCCGTGGCCGTATACGGTCCGGTATCTGACAATGCAGTAGGTATAGCTGAAATGAGTGAACTTCCACAGGAGGTCAGGGAAATTACAGACAAGCTGGATACTGTTGGCAACAAGACTGCGGCTGTTGGTGAAGGATTTGCAATTGCTTCATCGGCACTTACATCCCTTGCACTTTTTATATCTTATATCACTGTTACAGGACTTAAGGAAATCAGTTTACTTGATCCAAAAGTTATCATTGGTATGTTTATTGGTGCTATGCTTCCTTTCGCTTTTACGTCCATGACAATGAATTCTGTTGGTAAGGCGGCGAATCTGATTATTGGGGAAGTAAGAAGACAGTTTGGGGAAGATGAAGGAATCATGGAAGGAATATCAAAGCCTGATTACGCTACTTGTGTAGATATTTCAGCCAAGGTTGCCCTTAAGGAAATGGTTGCCCCAGGTTTGCTTGCAATTATTGCTCCTTTAGTAGTAGGTATTGTTTTTGGAACTGAAACTTTGGGTGGAATGCTTGTGGGAGCCCTTCCAGCAGGTATATTGCTTGCCATGATGATGGCTAATGCAGGCGGAGCATTAAATAATGCAAAGAAATATATTGAAGAAGGCCACTTTGGAGGTAAAGGGTCAGATATTCATAAAGCCGCTGTAGTCGGTGACACAGTCGGTGATCCATTAAAAGATACTTCCGGACCATCAATTAATATCTTAATTAAATTTATGACTATTGTAGCATTAGTCTTTTCGCCTCTGTTTGTAGCAATAGGTGGGCTAATTTAG
- the pdxS gene encoding pyridoxal 5'-phosphate synthase lyase subunit PdxS, with translation MGENRYELNKQLAQMLKGGVIMDVTTPQQAQIAQKAGACAVMALERIPADIRAAGGVSRMSDPKMIKGIQEAVTIPVMAKCRIGHFVEAQLLEAIEIDYIDESEVLSPADDVYHIDKTKFAVPFVCGAKDLGEALRRINEGASMIRTKGEPGTGDVVQAVRHMRMMNREIAKIQSTREDELFNIAKELQVPYDLVQYVHENGKLPVVNFAAGGVATPADAALMMQLGAEGVFVGSGIFKSGNPEKRAEAIVKAVTNYKDARLIANLSEDLGEAMVGINEQEIELLMAERGK, from the coding sequence ATGGGTGAAAACAGATATGAATTGAATAAACAATTGGCACAGATGTTAAAGGGTGGAGTAATTATGGATGTAACCACACCCCAGCAGGCACAGATAGCCCAGAAGGCTGGTGCATGCGCAGTTATGGCACTGGAAAGAATCCCTGCTGATATCAGAGCAGCCGGAGGTGTTTCAAGAATGAGTGACCCCAAAATGATTAAAGGCATACAAGAAGCCGTAACCATACCTGTTATGGCAAAATGCAGGATTGGTCATTTTGTGGAAGCACAGTTACTTGAAGCGATTGAAATTGATTACATAGATGAAAGTGAAGTACTTTCCCCTGCTGACGATGTTTATCATATTGATAAGACAAAGTTTGCCGTTCCCTTTGTATGTGGGGCCAAGGATTTAGGTGAGGCACTGAGGAGAATTAATGAGGGGGCCTCCATGATCAGGACAAAAGGAGAACCTGGAACGGGAGATGTGGTTCAGGCGGTAAGGCATATGCGTATGATGAACAGAGAAATTGCTAAGATACAGAGTACCAGAGAAGACGAATTGTTTAATATTGCAAAAGAACTACAGGTACCTTATGATTTAGTTCAATATGTTCATGAAAATGGCAAACTGCCAGTGGTTAATTTTGCTGCGGGAGGAGTAGCAACTCCTGCTGATGCAGCACTTATGATGCAGCTGGGTGCAGAAGGTGTTTTTGTAGGTTCTGGAATATTCAAATCTGGAAATCCTGAAAAACGTGCTGAGGCAATAGTAAAGGCAGTTACAAATTACAAGGATGCCAGGTTAATTGCAAATTTATCAGAAGATTTAGGGGAAGCAATGGTTGGTATAAACGAACAGGAAATAGAGCTACTGATGGCTGAGAGAGGTAAATAA
- the pdxT gene encoding pyridoxal 5'-phosphate synthase glutaminase subunit PdxT: MKIAVLALQGAYAEHELILRQLGIEYFEIRKRDDLKQSFDGLILPGGESTVMGKLLRELDLMEPLKSKIEQDMPVLATCAGLILLADKIENDSSVHFQTLPVTVKRNAYGRQLGSFKTQENMLEIGKIPMTFIRAPYIIEAAPEVKILAEVDKKIVAVRYKNQLAMSFHPELTEDSSVHKYFLEIVQNSIELC, encoded by the coding sequence TTGAAGATAGCCGTACTTGCTCTACAGGGAGCTTATGCAGAGCATGAATTGATTCTTAGACAATTAGGGATTGAATATTTTGAGATTCGTAAAAGGGATGATTTGAAACAATCTTTTGATGGATTGATTCTGCCTGGCGGTGAAAGCACTGTAATGGGTAAATTATTAAGAGAACTTGATTTAATGGAGCCTTTAAAAAGTAAAATAGAGCAGGACATGCCTGTTTTAGCAACTTGTGCGGGTCTGATTCTGCTTGCAGATAAAATTGAAAACGATTCTTCCGTTCATTTTCAGACACTACCAGTAACGGTTAAAAGGAATGCTTACGGAAGGCAGCTGGGTAGTTTTAAAACACAAGAGAATATGTTAGAAATTGGAAAAATTCCCATGACTTTTATCCGGGCACCATACATTATTGAGGCCGCTCCGGAAGTGAAAATTCTGGCAGAAGTAGATAAAAAGATAGTAGCAGTACGATATAAAAATCAACTGGCTATGTCTTTTCACCCTGAACTTACTGAGGATAGTTCTGTACATAAGTATTTTCTGGAAATAGTTCAAAATAGTATAGAATTATGTTAA
- a CDS encoding MFS transporter, whose protein sequence is MMKRKKKILGIEKNIFFVGLTSFFTDTTTKMVYAVMPMFLLSLGASKTELSFIEGIAESTASVIKALSGWWSDKIRRNKPFMIIGYGFTAIISPLFAFAVSPMQVLFIRFTERVGKGIRTAPRDSLIAASADGREKGKSFGFHKAMDNSGAILGPLLAFAILFFCPEPYRKIFLISIIPGIIGLFCIIFFVEEVKLQNVNPLSKIKFKDFSSRYYAFLTIIFIFTLGNSTDALLLVKARDVGVTDEFIPLIYLIFNAVSVLFAVPAGILSDKIGRERIIIFGYVLYAIIYFGFGRTNSIGMLAGLFALYGLYSAATDGVQKALVSDLIPKDKRGTGLGIYNCLVGITLLPASLIAGIMYDHMGNQAPFYYGSIMSIIAATLLTIFYITNNKKCV, encoded by the coding sequence ATGATGAAAAGAAAAAAGAAAATCCTAGGGATAGAAAAAAATATTTTTTTCGTAGGGCTTACAAGCTTTTTTACAGATACTACAACAAAAATGGTTTATGCTGTAATGCCAATGTTTTTGTTAAGTCTGGGAGCCAGTAAGACCGAGCTGTCTTTTATTGAAGGTATAGCGGAAAGCACTGCATCTGTCATAAAAGCATTATCAGGTTGGTGGAGTGATAAAATCAGACGAAACAAACCCTTTATGATTATAGGATATGGTTTTACAGCGATCATTTCTCCGTTGTTTGCTTTTGCGGTATCCCCCATGCAAGTGCTTTTCATTCGGTTTACTGAAAGAGTAGGAAAGGGAATAAGAACAGCACCCAGAGACAGCTTGATAGCTGCCTCTGCAGATGGCCGTGAAAAAGGTAAAAGCTTTGGATTTCATAAAGCTATGGATAATAGCGGGGCTATATTAGGCCCGCTATTAGCATTTGCCATTTTATTCTTTTGTCCGGAACCTTACAGGAAAATTTTTCTCATATCAATTATACCGGGGATAATAGGCCTTTTCTGCATTATATTCTTTGTTGAAGAAGTTAAGCTGCAAAATGTTAATCCCCTTAGCAAAATTAAATTTAAAGATTTTTCAAGCAGATACTATGCTTTTTTAACCATAATCTTTATCTTTACACTGGGAAACTCTACGGATGCATTGCTTCTTGTAAAAGCCAGAGATGTAGGGGTTACAGACGAGTTCATTCCATTAATATATTTAATTTTTAATGCCGTATCCGTACTATTTGCCGTACCAGCTGGAATTCTTTCGGATAAGATAGGAAGAGAAAGAATTATCATTTTTGGCTATGTGCTTTATGCAATTATTTATTTTGGATTCGGCAGAACAAATTCCATCGGAATGCTGGCAGGACTGTTTGCATTATACGGGTTGTACAGCGCCGCCACTGATGGAGTTCAAAAGGCTTTAGTTTCTGATTTAATACCTAAAGACAAACGAGGTACTGGTTTAGGTATCTATAATTGTTTGGTGGGAATTACATTACTGCCTGCCAGTCTTATTGCAGGGATTATGTATGACCATATGGGCAATCAGGCACCTTTTTATTATGGAAGCATTATGTCAATAATAGCCGCTACCCTTTTGACTATTTTCTATATAACAAATAATAAGAAATGTGTTTAA
- a CDS encoding branched-chain amino acid aminotransferase: MKYNFPVTKTNNPKQKPDPDTLRFGQVFTDHMFIMEYDPEKGWHNGRVQPYAPLQLDPAAAVFHYAQEMFEGLKAYKSKDGRVLLFRPDMNAKRTTNTNERMCIPHIDEELFVEAIKAVVDVDKDWIPDKKGTSLYIRPFIIADEPFLGVRPADHFLFMVILSPVGPYYAGGLAPTKIYVENEFVRATPGGTGFAKIGGNYAAGLKSQEKAHESGYEQVLWLDGVERKYVEEIGTSNAFFKIDDEVITAPLTGTILPGITRDSVINLLKQWGIKVAERRMTIDEVFDAGKEGKLVEMFATGTAAVISPVGELSWKGEKVVINTGEIGELSQKLYDELYGLQIGEVEDKLGWTVEV, from the coding sequence ATGAAATATAATTTTCCAGTAACAAAAACCAATAATCCAAAGCAGAAACCAGATCCTGATACATTACGTTTCGGACAGGTATTTACAGACCATATGTTTATTATGGAGTATGATCCAGAAAAGGGCTGGCATAATGGTAGAGTTCAGCCTTATGCACCACTTCAGCTTGATCCAGCTGCAGCAGTTTTTCACTATGCGCAGGAAATGTTTGAAGGGTTAAAAGCATATAAGTCAAAAGATGGAAGAGTACTTTTATTCAGACCAGATATGAATGCGAAGAGAACTACAAATACAAACGAAAGAATGTGTATTCCACACATTGATGAAGAATTATTTGTGGAAGCAATTAAAGCTGTTGTGGATGTAGATAAAGACTGGATTCCTGATAAAAAAGGAACCTCACTATATATAAGACCGTTCATCATTGCAGATGAACCATTTCTTGGAGTAAGGCCGGCAGATCATTTTTTATTCATGGTTATACTGAGCCCTGTAGGGCCATATTATGCTGGAGGTCTTGCTCCTACTAAGATATATGTAGAAAATGAATTTGTAAGAGCTACACCAGGAGGTACAGGCTTTGCTAAAATAGGCGGTAACTATGCTGCAGGACTTAAGTCTCAGGAGAAAGCTCACGAAAGCGGCTATGAACAAGTGTTATGGCTTGATGGTGTAGAAAGAAAATATGTTGAAGAAATTGGTACTTCAAATGCTTTCTTTAAAATAGATGATGAGGTCATTACCGCACCTCTTACAGGAACCATTTTGCCTGGCATAACCAGAGATTCTGTAATAAATCTTTTGAAACAATGGGGCATTAAAGTGGCAGAAAGAAGAATGACCATCGATGAAGTCTTTGATGCAGGAAAAGAGGGTAAACTGGTTGAGATGTTTGCAACTGGTACTGCAGCAGTAATATCTCCAGTGGGAGAACTTTCATGGAAAGGCGAGAAGGTGGTAATAAATACTGGAGAGATTGGTGAATTATCTCAAAAACTATATGATGAGCTTTATGGACTTCAGATTGGTGAAGTAGAAGATAAACTTGGCTGGACCGTTGAGGTATAA
- a CDS encoding DUF4179 domain-containing protein, translated as MKSLEDIMGFYNLKGEDIKGHNPISADERARILQRTLDKAALIKNPKKAHRKRLIMLAAACITIFALGAVSFAATTLNGSLLNFFHPEGQNETDLLNSLGTIIDKQVTENGLTIDVKEAVGDSNAVYVLFDLIGPKNMPLDQEQYAFVSQFVDIDNYFSLHHGSGYSFQCLEDSNPKDNIKPMMLSFSSSERLAGRNMTFRFKDFSRYKTEEELKGRPESFEGTPGDENDVYNILIPGNWEITFPLNYRDNTAVYKLNKRLEYHHISLKVKEVRLSPISISMTLNTFSEVRSDDIHDAPLIIHMKNGETINADEGSRGTNTSTFKIVVDAQFNKIVNPAEIKSIEYCGTILPIKW; from the coding sequence ATGAAAAGTTTAGAGGATATTATGGGATTTTATAACTTAAAGGGCGAAGATATCAAGGGACACAATCCCATTTCTGCTGATGAAAGAGCTAGAATTCTGCAAAGAACCCTGGATAAAGCTGCATTAATAAAAAACCCCAAAAAAGCACACAGAAAAAGATTGATTATGCTAGCAGCAGCCTGTATAACCATCTTTGCTCTAGGTGCCGTATCTTTTGCTGCTACTACATTAAACGGCAGCCTTCTAAATTTCTTCCATCCTGAAGGCCAAAATGAAACAGATTTATTAAACAGTTTAGGAACAATAATTGATAAACAGGTTACAGAAAACGGTCTTACCATAGATGTAAAAGAGGCGGTTGGAGACAGCAATGCAGTTTATGTGCTCTTTGATTTAATTGGCCCAAAAAACATGCCATTAGACCAGGAGCAATACGCCTTTGTGAGCCAGTTTGTGGATATTGATAATTACTTTTCTCTGCACCATGGCTCAGGCTATAGCTTCCAGTGTTTAGAAGATTCAAATCCAAAAGATAATATTAAACCTATGATGTTGAGTTTTAGCTCCAGTGAAAGACTTGCAGGGAGGAATATGACCTTTAGATTTAAAGATTTTTCCAGATATAAAACAGAAGAAGAATTAAAAGGCCGGCCTGAAAGTTTTGAAGGAACTCCTGGTGATGAAAACGATGTATATAATATATTAATACCAGGTAACTGGGAAATAACTTTTCCTCTGAATTATAGAGACAATACAGCTGTCTATAAGCTAAATAAAAGGTTAGAATATCACCATATTTCTTTAAAAGTTAAAGAAGTCCGATTATCACCCATATCCATCAGTATGACTTTAAATACCTTTTCTGAGGTAAGAAGCGATGATATTCATGACGCGCCACTAATAATTCACATGAAAAATGGTGAAACCATAAACGCAGATGAGGGCAGTCGTGGCACAAATACCAGCACTTTTAAAATTGTAGTAGATGCTCAATTTAATAAAATAGTAAATCCTGCTGAAATTAAATCAATAGAGTACTGCGGTACTATACTTCCTATCAAATGGTAG
- a CDS encoding RNA polymerase sigma factor: MNDDNQLIQLIKKNPQEGLSAAIDLYGSTIKWIVIKIIGHWNSQDIEECISDIFVKLWMNIDNFKIESNISLKSYLCGIARHTAIDYLRKAKLHFEIIPIEENDIGLSVDFTDELAKQTNCLILQEAVDALPEPDREIFILRYYFHERINSIAQSLCLSPKAVENKLYRGKKVLRDSLIERGIII, from the coding sequence ATGAATGATGACAATCAATTAATTCAACTAATTAAAAAAAATCCACAAGAAGGATTATCAGCTGCCATCGATTTGTATGGAAGTACTATAAAATGGATTGTAATAAAAATTATTGGCCACTGGAATTCTCAGGATATAGAAGAATGCATATCGGATATTTTTGTAAAATTATGGATGAATATAGATAATTTTAAAATTGAAAGTAACATCTCTTTAAAAAGCTATTTATGTGGAATAGCAAGACATACAGCAATTGATTATCTAAGAAAAGCAAAACTCCATTTTGAAATCATTCCTATTGAGGAAAATGATATTGGTTTATCTGTAGATTTTACAGATGAACTTGCAAAACAAACCAATTGTCTGATTCTTCAGGAAGCTGTGGATGCTCTCCCAGAGCCTGACAGGGAAATATTCATCCTTAGATATTATTTTCATGAACGAATAAATTCTATTGCCCAATCCCTTTGTCTTAGCCCAAAAGCAGTTGAAAACAAGTTGTATCGCGGGAAAAAGGTACTTAGGGATTCCTTAATTGAAAGGGGGATTATCATATGA